The following nucleotide sequence is from Thermostaphylospora chromogena.
ACGACCGCGTACGCCTGGACCGCCTCACCAGGCGGCACATCCGGTTCGGCAAGAGCCCCGATCAGGCCGCGCGCTGGGTCGCCGAGGTCGACGAGCCCAACGCCGCCGTCATCCGCGCCACCCGCGACAGCGCCGATCTCCTGATCGACCTCGATCTGGTCGGCCTCGACGTGCCCGGAGCCGACCGCGCTCCCTGACGCCGGGTCGCGCCGTCAGGAGTCCTCGCCCAGCCACAGGTCGGGGCCGAAGACCTCGTAGTGGATGTCACGGGCCGCCACTCCCGCCGCGCGAAGCCGGCCGCGCACGTCACGCATGAACGGCAGCGGACCGCACATGTAGGCGACGGCGTTTCGGGGGATCTGCACACCGGTCAGGTCCATCCGGCCGGTGCGGGCCCCCTGGGGTGCGTCGGCCTCGTACCAGAAGATCCGCTCCGCCGCGGGCAGCGCATCGGCCAGGCGCTCCATGTCCTGTCGCAGCGCGTGGTCGGCCGGGGAGGTGTCGGCGTGCAGCAGCAGGACGCGGCGGCGGGAGCCGGTGGCGACCAGGTGCTCCAGCATGGCGGTGATCGGGGTGCAGCCGATGCCCGCGGAGGCGAACACGAGCGGCGCGTCTCCGTCTTCGAGCACCACGTCGCCGAACGGCGCGGACAGGGTCAGCTCGTCGCCCGGCCGCACGGTGTCGTACAGCAGGGTGGACACTTCTCCCTCGGGGGCGCCCTCGCCACCGCGCACCCGCTTGACGGTGATCCTGCGCAGCCCCTCCTCTCCGGTGCCGGACAGCGAGTACTGGCGGAGCTGGTGGACGCCGTCGGGCATCCGCACCCGGACGCTGACGTACTGGCCGGGGCGGGCGGGCGGCACCGGGTCGTCGCCGATCGGACGCAGCAGGAAGGAGACCACGTCGGGCGTCTCCTCCCGGCGTTCCACGACGCGCCACTGCCGCCAGGTCCGCCCGTCGTCCGCGCCGACCTGGGCGTAGATGCGGGCCTCCAGGGCGATCAGTGCGCCGCCCATCAGCCAGTACACCTCGTCCCATGCCGCGATGACGTCGGGGGTGGCCGCCTCGCCCAGCACGTCGGCGATCGCGCCGAAGAGGTACTTGTGCACGATGACGTACTGGTCGTCGGTGACGCCGACGGCGGTGTGCTTGTGCGCGATGCGGGAGAGCAGGCGGTCGGGACGCTCCTCGGGGTGGTCCAGCAGCGCCTTGGCGAACCCGGCGATGGAGCCGGCCAGGGCCCTGCGCTGCTCGCCGTTGGCCTGGTTGCCGCGGTTGAACAGGCCGTCGAGCAGGTCCGGGCGCTCGGTGAACATCGACGTGTAGAACCGGGTGGTGATGGTGTCCAGTGACGCGCCGACGACCGGCAGGGTGGCGCGGACGATCTCGGCGGACTCGGGGGACAGCACGAAGAAACCTCCGAAGACAGCGACGGGGGATCACGAAGAAGAGATAACTTGAATCTCAAATGCATATTAAGGGCCGGGTGGGTCCCCCTCCCGGCGGGGTCCGGTCAGCGGACGGGAAGACCGGATCCGTCGCCGTCCCTCCCGGCCCGCAGCCCGGGATCGTCCGCCCCCACGGACCGGGGTCGCCGCGTGAGGGACACCAGCACCGGTCCCGTGGGCGGCGTCACCAGAGACTCGACCGTGACGGGGTCGAGCGCGGCGAAGAACGCCTCCTGCGCCTCGCGCAACGCCCGGCGCAGACGGCACGCCGCCTGCAACGGGCACGACGGATCGTCCGCACAGCCCACCACGTCGCCCGCGCCTTCAAGCTCGCGGACGATGCCGCCGACGGACGCCCGGCGTCCCGCCTCGGTGAGCCGCAGCCCGCCGCCGCGCCCTCTTCTCGCCTCCACCAGGCCCATCTCGCTCAGGCGCGCCACCGCCTTGGCCGCGTGCGTGTACGGCACGGCGAGCGCCTCCGCGACGGCCCGGGTCGTCGGCAGCTCGGCCTCGTCCGCCACCGCCAGCCCCATCACGATGCGGAGCGAGATGTCGGTGAAGGCGGTCAGACGCATGACTCCACGGTAAGCGCCGCCGTGCATGCACCGTCCCACGGTTGCGTCCCCCGGCGGACGCGGAGGGAGCCGTCCGGGCCTTCGCAAGGCCACCGCCGGCGGCGAATCGCCGACGCGGGAAACCGTCCGCACCACCGACCCGACGGACCGGATCCACCGGCATCACGCCCCGTCCCGCACACCGGGATCCAGGACGGGGCCGCCGTGATCCGGTCACGGAGCAGGCGCATCGGAATTCCTCCGCCTCCCGGCGGGCCCGGTCGCCGGCGGCGGTCCGTCAGCCGATGCGCCCGGGGACCGGGTAGAGGCGGGCCGGGGAGGAGGTGTGCCTGCCGACCGACTCCAGGTGGTCGCGTAGCGCCCGCCCCGCCCAGTCGTCCACCTGGTCGATGAGCTCGTGCACGCGCGACAGCGCCCGGTCCGCCGCCGAGTCGTCGCCGATCCTCCGCAGGGCCTCGCTCAGCATGATGAGCGCCTGCGCCTCGAAGAGCGGGACGCGCGTCTGCCGGAACAGCATGGTGGCCTTGCGCAGGTGGCTGACGGCGTCCTCGGGTCGTCCCGCCGTGGTGGCCAGCTCGCCCAGCCCGAGCAGGGCGTGGGCTTCAGCGAGCCGGTGCCGCGAGGTCTCGGCCGTGCTGAGCGCGCGCTGCAGCAGGGATTCGGCCTCCTCCCGCTTGTCCCGCCGCAGCTGGGCGAGGCCGAGACCGTGCAGGGCGT
It contains:
- a CDS encoding globin domain-containing protein; translation: MLSPESAEIVRATLPVVGASLDTITTRFYTSMFTERPDLLDGLFNRGNQANGEQRRALAGSIAGFAKALLDHPEERPDRLLSRIAHKHTAVGVTDDQYVIVHKYLFGAIADVLGEAATPDVIAAWDEVYWLMGGALIALEARIYAQVGADDGRTWRQWRVVERREETPDVVSFLLRPIGDDPVPPARPGQYVSVRVRMPDGVHQLRQYSLSGTGEEGLRRITVKRVRGGEGAPEGEVSTLLYDTVRPGDELTLSAPFGDVVLEDGDAPLVFASAGIGCTPITAMLEHLVATGSRRRVLLLHADTSPADHALRQDMERLADALPAAERIFWYEADAPQGARTGRMDLTGVQIPRNAVAYMCGPLPFMRDVRGRLRAAGVAARDIHYEVFGPDLWLGEDS
- a CDS encoding Rrf2 family transcriptional regulator, with translation MRLTAFTDISLRIVMGLAVADEAELPTTRAVAEALAVPYTHAAKAVARLSEMGLVEARRGRGGGLRLTEAGRRASVGGIVRELEGAGDVVGCADDPSCPLQAACRLRRALREAQEAFFAALDPVTVESLVTPPTGPVLVSLTRRPRSVGADDPGLRAGRDGDGSGLPVR